The sequence below is a genomic window from Gossypium hirsutum isolate 1008001.06 chromosome A11, Gossypium_hirsutum_v2.1, whole genome shotgun sequence.
ttgtatattttaatgCTCATTTTTTGTTTGCCCGTGGTTTTTAGGGAATCAAGCAAGATGCTCAATTTGAGTGATGATGTCTTCTCGAAGATGAAAAGATTGAGATTGATCAGAGTGTTTTGCCTCTTAACTTGTGATGATCTCAAATATCTTTCTGATGAGTTACGACTTTTAGATTGAACAGCATATCCTTTAAGATCATTGCCTTCAAGCTTTCAACCGGACAACCTTGTCATACTTCTCTTACCATATAGTCGCATTGAGCAACTGTGGAAGGGAAATATAGTAAGAATTAAATTCATCTAATCcttatgttttagtttattttaatatgaaaaattaattttttaatattataaacgGTTAAAATTTGaacaagataataataataaggtttattatgttgttttctcttctctctctaatctattattattttcaGCAGGCTTTGTATAAGTTGAAAATAATCAGCCTTAAAGGGTCCCAAAATCTCATCAAGACACCAAACTTCACAACAGCCCCATATCTCGAAGTTTTAATTATGGAAGGTTGTACCAGATTAGTACATGTTCATCCATCACTTGGAGTGCTTAAGAGACTTAAACTTTTGAATTTAAGAGGTTGCAAAAGTCTTAGGAGTCTTCCAACCAAAATTGGAATGGAATCCCTTGAAACTTTAATTCTTTCGGGTTGCTCAAATCTTGCAAGGTTTCCAGAGATTGATGGGAAAATGGAACATCTAAAAACTCTTGATCTTTCTGATTGTTATAAAGTTGAATATTTGCCAGAGAATTTGCATCAAGCAGAATCTTTGGAAGAGCTTGACTTGAGGAAAACAGCCATAAAAGAACCACCATCCTTCATTTCTCAAttgaaaaatcttaaaattttgtcTTTCGATGGATGCAAGGGTCCGTCTAAGTTAAAAGGAAATCTCCTTTCTCTTTTCAAGGTAAGCCAAAGAGGAAGGATGAATTCCATAGCTCCAATGCTACCTTCATTATTCGGTTTGAGTTCATTAACAAAGTTGAAACTTAGAAACTGCAATCTTGGTGAAGGAGATATTTCTAGTGCTATTTCTTGTCTATCCTCTTTGACAAGTCTTGATCTTAACGGTAACAATTTCAACAGCATACCGGCATCCCTTGCTCAACTCTCCAAGCTTGAAGATCTTAGTTTGTCAAATTGCGGCCTGTTCAATATTGGTGAAGGAGATATTCCTAGTGATTCTGGTCTATCCTCATTGAGAGAACTTGATCTTAATGGTAACAATTTCACCAGCATACCTGCGTCTCTTGCTCGTCTTTCCAATCTTCAATATCTTGGAGTGTGTAATTGCAGAGAGCTTGAAACGTTGCCTGTGCTTCTAGC
It includes:
- the LOC107962461 gene encoding disease resistance protein RUN1-like; this translates as MEGCTRLVHVHPSLGVLKRLKLLNLRGCKSLRSLPTKIGMESLETLILSGCSNLARFPEIDGKMEHLKTLDLSDCYKVEYLPENLHQAESLEELDLRKTAIKEPPSFISQLKNLKILSFDGCKGPSKLKGNLLSLFKVSQRGRMNSIAPMLPSLFGLSSLTKLKLRNCNLGEGDISSAISCLSSLTSLDLNGNNFNSIPASLAQLSKLEDLSLSNCGLFNIGEGDIPSDSGLSSLRELDLNGNNFTSIPASLARLSNLQYLGVCNCRELETLPVLLARKTSDWKHNWSYFVAINCYRLAENMSAITLLKRHIKAFANSRKRFDVVIPGNEIPEWFSQQRGGSVIEIPLPLNVQNDSQWFGVAFCCIFGDEDGSEIKVIGGPTYIHSTYSGESSSNGSVFQVKNSQVVDFTFINFGRRPITKDHLFLRYFSREVLNALSLKDKCETNNLSLEMSFQESKWHPSVKVKKCGVRIMYEKDLEEIKELQCRTIQSSPNLEHIHHHSTENDGSAGSTSLVKRKRDIDEETEEEGPHPKRMQNIFNFITGRSGKKQ